The DNA sequence ACCCATGAGGCGAGGAAGTCGACCATGCCTGCGGAATCGAATTCGCGACCTTCGACGGTGTAGATACCGGTTTCTGTGTTGTAGAATTCGGTAGAAGCGGCGTCGAGGGCGATTTTGACCTGATCGCCGGCTTTGTAACCTGCTTTTTCGATCGCGGTCAGAATGACGTCGATGGCGTCTTCACTGTTGGGCAGATCGGGAGCGAATCCCCCTTCGTCGCCGACGGCGGTGCTCAGACCTTTGGAGGAAAGCACTTTCTTCAGCGAGTGGAAGATTTCGGTTCCGCAACGCAGGGAGTCGCTGAAGTTGTCAAAGCCCAGGGGCATAACCATGAATTCCTGCAGGTCGATACCGTTGCTGGCGTGCTCACCACCGTTGATGATGTTCATCATCGGGGCGGGGAGACGGTTGGCGCCAACGCCACCCAGGTAACGGAACAGGGGCAGATCGGAAGAGGCAGCTGCTGCATGTGCGGCGGCCAGCGAACAGGCCAGAATGGCGTTCGCACCCAGGCGTGATTTATTTTCGGTGCCATCCAGGTCGAGCATGACACGGTCGATCAGCAGCTGATCGCAGACATTCAGGTCAACCAGTACGTCGGCAATTTCGGTGTTCACATTCTGAACGGCCTGCTGGACCCCTTTGCCCAGGAAGCGGTCTTTTTTATCGGCGTCGCGCAGTTCACAGGCTTCGTGCATCCCTGTGCTGGCACCGCTGGGAACAGCGGCTCGGCCTACAACTCCATTTTCCAGCTCGATATCCACTTCCACAGTGGGATTCCCGCGACTGTCAAGAATTTCACGGGCATGAACGGAACTAATGGCAATACTCATCGGTTTTGTTTCCTCTAAAAGTTCGACAGGATGAACTCGATCTGTTG is a window from the Gimesia benthica genome containing:
- the eno gene encoding phosphopyruvate hydratase translates to MSIAISSVHAREILDSRGNPTVEVDIELENGVVGRAAVPSGASTGMHEACELRDADKKDRFLGKGVQQAVQNVNTEIADVLVDLNVCDQLLIDRVMLDLDGTENKSRLGANAILACSLAAAHAAAASSDLPLFRYLGGVGANRLPAPMMNIINGGEHASNGIDLQEFMVMPLGFDNFSDSLRCGTEIFHSLKKVLSSKGLSTAVGDEGGFAPDLPNSEDAIDVILTAIEKAGYKAGDQVKIALDAASTEFYNTETGIYTVEGREFDSAGMVDFLASWVEKYPICSIEDGLAEDDWEGWKALTERIGDKVQLVGDDLFVTNPKRLQRGIDEGVANSILVKVNQIGTLSETIEAVQLAGRNGYTAVMSHRSGETEDTTIADLAVALCTGQIKTGSASRTDRICKYNQLLRIEEILGEEATFGGTIS